One Williamsia phyllosphaerae DNA segment encodes these proteins:
- a CDS encoding phage holin family protein, translating into MSQPPNPWPQGSWPPDPSNNKGDSGKPTLVNSMAIATELWLVVVLCQIIASIAEYSTVTDSFRDSVRETSGASASEVDLVTSSGFLVGVFVVATAIIAAVSLLIVWLARTGHNWARLVLSFFSAFLVVQAVLALFGDNGATWATIPTVIGGVAALGAAYLLLQRETETYCKAMATYRKSGGTPPPGPGWPPNGGPPPNQYFPRGQYPQQGPQQGSYPYPPHDDRRDDSGGNR; encoded by the coding sequence ATGTCTCAACCCCCGAATCCGTGGCCCCAGGGCTCGTGGCCCCCGGATCCGTCGAACAACAAGGGTGACTCGGGCAAGCCGACCCTGGTCAACTCGATGGCCATCGCGACCGAGCTGTGGTTGGTGGTGGTGTTGTGCCAGATCATCGCGTCGATCGCCGAGTACTCCACGGTCACCGACTCGTTCCGCGACTCCGTGCGCGAGACGTCCGGCGCGTCGGCGAGTGAGGTCGACCTCGTCACGTCCAGCGGGTTCCTGGTCGGTGTGTTCGTCGTCGCGACCGCGATCATCGCGGCCGTGTCGCTGCTCATCGTCTGGCTGGCCCGTACCGGCCACAACTGGGCGCGCCTGGTGCTGTCGTTCTTCAGTGCGTTCCTGGTGGTCCAGGCCGTGTTGGCGCTGTTCGGTGACAACGGCGCCACCTGGGCCACGATCCCCACGGTGATCGGTGGGGTGGCCGCGCTCGGGGCCGCCTACCTGCTGCTGCAACGCGAGACCGAGACCTACTGCAAGGCGATGGCGACATATCGCAAGTCCGGTGGAACGCCGCCTCCCGGTCCCGGGTGGCCGCCGAACGGTGGTCCGCCGCCGAACCAGTACTTCCCGCGCGGTCAGTATCCCCAGCAGGGACCGCAGCAGGGGTCGTACCCGTATCCGCCGCACGATGATCGGCGTGACGACTCCGGGGGCAACCGATGA
- a CDS encoding DUF3093 domain-containing protein produces the protein MADAPDSPDVPGSGEWNTSVAPGRVLFRENGGSWWVVSIGPILVAAVLLMELFGGGQVHWPVLSIFLVIITGFSAIQVYAARQHVGVVLTDTTLRQGTRTIALADIKRIYPENTNPEPEKWESAPAIGELRAVPRRRTGIGVRMTSGKLAQAWARDHHRLRTELAEAHLAMQLGLPPRDDT, from the coding sequence GTGGCTGACGCCCCCGATTCCCCCGACGTGCCCGGGTCCGGCGAGTGGAACACCTCGGTGGCGCCGGGCCGAGTGCTGTTCCGGGAGAACGGCGGCAGTTGGTGGGTCGTCTCCATCGGCCCGATCCTCGTGGCCGCGGTACTGCTCATGGAACTGTTCGGTGGGGGACAGGTGCACTGGCCCGTGCTGTCGATCTTCCTGGTCATCATCACCGGCTTCTCGGCGATCCAGGTCTACGCGGCGCGTCAACACGTCGGCGTCGTCCTCACCGACACGACCCTGCGGCAGGGCACCCGCACCATCGCCCTGGCCGACATCAAACGCATCTACCCGGAGAACACCAACCCCGAGCCCGAGAAGTGGGAGAGCGCACCGGCCATCGGCGAACTCCGCGCCGTACCGCGTCGTCGTACCGGGATCGGCGTGCGAATGACGTCGGGCAAGCTCGCGCAGGCATGGGCCCGCGATCACCATCGTCTGCGTACCGAACTCGCCGAGGCCCACCTGGCCATGCAGCTGGGCCTTCCGCCGCGGGACGACACGTGA